One window of the bacterium genome contains the following:
- a CDS encoding LacI family transcriptional regulator gives MSKSRVDQQAIADRLGISRSTVTRVLGHDPLHRISPDTRKLILKTAREMGYNPRRRRTGNIAFVVCGEMAPAQHELHLAICSEAFHNSYRIFLVGMPEFASYNQIKVYVNPLAADGVILTGKFSMELARSLADVMPTVLLDDRSQTLDMDMDRVRVDYVDLGYELTRMMIDVGHKRIAAIVQFPDDVAWSGPMEGFRKAYEEAGLVADISQVRHKSRVVYTKLLSDLLATKPTAIFAWTTSDHAIILSTLSAMGCRVPQDISYVGWAQSYSAALLPFPAITCLDDIYPAMARTAVHRLFDRMEDPLMPPESMTVPVGIRRGETLSKLRP, from the coding sequence GTGTCCAAGAGCAGAGTCGATCAACAAGCTATCGCAGACAGGCTCGGCATCTCGCGAAGCACAGTCACGCGCGTGCTCGGCCATGACCCGCTCCACCGCATATCGCCGGATACCAGAAAGCTGATCCTCAAGACCGCCCGCGAGATGGGATATAACCCCAGAAGACGGCGCACCGGCAATATCGCGTTTGTCGTGTGTGGAGAGATGGCTCCTGCGCAACATGAACTGCACCTCGCGATCTGCAGTGAAGCGTTTCACAACAGCTACCGCATTTTTCTTGTGGGCATGCCCGAGTTTGCGTCATACAACCAGATTAAAGTGTACGTCAACCCTCTTGCGGCGGACGGTGTTATCCTGACAGGAAAGTTCAGCATGGAATTGGCTCGCAGCTTGGCAGACGTGATGCCGACAGTGCTGCTTGATGATAGGTCCCAAACACTCGATATGGATATGGACAGAGTTCGGGTTGATTATGTAGATCTGGGATATGAACTGACACGGATGATGATAGATGTGGGACACAAACGCATTGCAGCCATTGTTCAGTTTCCCGATGACGTGGCATGGTCCGGTCCTATGGAGGGGTTTCGCAAGGCTTATGAGGAGGCCGGCCTTGTCGCGGACATATCGCAGGTGCGGCACAAGTCCCGCGTTGTCTACACCAAGCTGCTGAGTGACTTGCTGGCCACAAAGCCGACGGCCATATTTGCCTGGACAACATCCGACCACGCAATAATTCTAAGCACTCTGAGCGCTATGGGCTGCCGGGTTCCACAGGATATAAGCTATGTCGGGTGGGCACAGTCGTATTCGGCTGCGCTGCTGCCTTTTCCCGCAATCACATGTCTCGACGACATCTATCCGGCTATGGCCAGGACAGCAGTCCACAGGCTCTTTGACAGAATGGAAGACCCGCTGATGCCGCCGGAGAGTATGACAGTGCCTGTGGGTATTAGAAGAGGCGAAACGCTAAGTAAATTACGCCCATAA
- a CDS encoding ArgE/DapE family deacylase, whose product MDIKQHLASQKESAAKLLQELISIKSTACCEHEVQKFLFDYLSKQGFAPQFEDIDEKIVDDPDYTVVPGLKDYHGRPNILVNLPGSGGGRSAIINSHSDVVPATDEMFVPRYEDSIVYGRGACDAKGQVLTVILALETLKVLGLKLKGDLQAQLVIEEEAGGNGSLSVIKQGHKADVAVVLEPTSLKVHPANRGAVWYKLAVDGKSAHMGKYWDGISAIDEMVGLIKILREYEQALREESKGSPLFPFEPSPVNVNIGQINGGDWPATVPANCWIEGGIAFLPNRRIAQIYDEVHGLIDAKASEWAKQHYTFEFSRLHNEAFETDVNHPAVKSFCEIAGSVLGPEPLLGWIASCDGRLFYHTGQMPTIVFGAGDLGYAHSLNEQVKMDDILRAAEVLTLFLIDWCGA is encoded by the coding sequence GTGGATATTAAGCAACACCTGGCATCGCAAAAGGAAAGCGCTGCAAAGCTCTTGCAGGAGCTGATTTCAATTAAAAGCACGGCGTGCTGCGAGCATGAAGTGCAGAAATTCTTATTCGATTATCTGAGCAAGCAGGGCTTTGCACCGCAGTTTGAGGACATTGACGAAAAAATAGTCGATGACCCGGATTATACGGTTGTGCCGGGACTTAAAGACTATCATGGCCGTCCCAACATACTCGTGAACCTGCCCGGCTCAGGGGGCGGCAGGAGCGCGATTATCAATTCTCACAGCGATGTCGTGCCCGCAACCGACGAAATGTTCGTGCCGAGGTATGAAGACAGCATTGTATACGGCAGAGGAGCCTGCGACGCAAAGGGGCAGGTGCTCACTGTCATTCTTGCGCTCGAAACATTGAAAGTGCTCGGGCTGAAGCTGAAAGGTGATCTGCAGGCGCAGTTGGTGATCGAGGAAGAAGCTGGTGGAAACGGCTCGCTCTCAGTGATAAAGCAGGGTCACAAAGCGGATGTTGCAGTAGTGCTGGAGCCGACGAGCCTCAAGGTGCATCCTGCCAATAGAGGAGCTGTGTGGTATAAGCTGGCGGTTGACGGCAAATCGGCGCATATGGGCAAGTATTGGGACGGCATCAGCGCGATTGACGAGATGGTAGGTCTCATCAAAATACTCAGAGAATATGAGCAGGCACTGCGTGAAGAGTCGAAGGGCAGCCCTTTGTTTCCATTCGAGCCAAGCCCGGTGAATGTGAATATCGGCCAGATAAACGGCGGCGACTGGCCTGCTACAGTGCCCGCAAACTGCTGGATCGAGGGTGGAATAGCGTTTTTACCCAACAGGCGGATTGCACAAATATATGATGAAGTGCATGGCCTCATCGACGCAAAGGCGAGTGAGTGGGCAAAGCAGCATTACACATTCGAGTTCTCGCGGCTGCATAACGAGGCATTTGAGACGGATGTGAATCATCCGGCAGTGAAATCGTTCTGTGAAATCGCCGGGTCTGTGCTTGGACCGGAACCGCTGCTGGGCTGGATTGCATCATGCGACGGCAGGCTTTTCTATCACACCGGTCAGATGCCTACGATAGTCTTTGGCGCGGGAGACCTGGGTTACGCGCATTCTCTCAACGAGCAGGTCAAGATGGACGATATACTGCGCGCAGCGGAGGTTTTGACACTCTTCTTGATCGACTGGTGCGGTGCTTAA
- a CDS encoding Gfo/Idh/MocA family oxidoreductase, with protein MSIKVAVVGAGKFGQMHLDAFTQLGYTNVAELAAIAEANPKRADQLRKEYNCPIYTDYNEMLAKADIDAVSIATPDHLHKDIAVAAARAGKHVLVEKPLDITVKGCDEIIQAAKDSGVLLQVDFHKRYDPDHQAVERRVQAGELGDILYGSVYMEDRIEVPSKWFPHWAPNSSPAWFLGVHFYDLIRWIVKSEVKSVYATGTKNTLLKDYGVDTYDCINAKMTFENGSAFTFDTSWIMPLGFEAIVNQALRVVGTKGVFECDSQDRGTRSCITDEGMATYNNNFTRKLEDKYGRKILRGYGIESIEDFAYNVSFLKGGGSIDKIKGCWASGEDGREVTRIAVAVHESIKTGEVIKLR; from the coding sequence ATGTCAATAAAAGTGGCAGTGGTGGGCGCAGGTAAGTTCGGTCAGATGCATCTGGACGCATTCACTCAGCTCGGGTATACGAATGTTGCCGAACTCGCCGCCATTGCAGAAGCAAACCCAAAACGCGCGGATCAGCTGCGCAAAGAATACAATTGCCCGATATACACGGACTATAACGAGATGCTCGCAAAGGCGGATATCGATGCAGTGAGCATAGCCACCCCCGATCATCTGCACAAAGACATTGCAGTGGCTGCAGCCAGGGCAGGCAAGCATGTGCTGGTCGAAAAGCCGCTGGATATCACTGTGAAAGGATGCGATGAAATCATTCAGGCGGCCAAAGATTCGGGCGTGCTGCTCCAGGTGGACTTTCACAAGCGATATGACCCGGACCATCAGGCTGTCGAGCGCAGAGTGCAGGCGGGCGAGCTTGGTGATATACTCTATGGCAGCGTATATATGGAGGACCGCATAGAGGTGCCGAGCAAATGGTTCCCGCACTGGGCGCCGAACTCGTCTCCGGCATGGTTTCTTGGTGTTCACTTCTATGATCTCATTCGATGGATTGTAAAGAGCGAGGTGAAGAGCGTATATGCGACCGGCACCAAAAACACGCTCCTCAAGGACTACGGCGTGGACACATATGACTGCATCAATGCAAAGATGACATTTGAAAACGGATCTGCATTTACGTTCGATACATCATGGATCATGCCGCTGGGCTTTGAGGCGATTGTTAACCAGGCACTGCGCGTTGTCGGCACAAAAGGGGTCTTTGAGTGCGACAGTCAGGACAGGGGAACCCGATCCTGCATCACCGACGAGGGCATGGCGACATATAACAACAACTTCACACGCAAACTCGAAGACAAATACGGACGCAAGATTCTGCGCGGTTATGGCATCGAAAGCATCGAAGACTTCGCATACAATGTCTCTTTCCTCAAAGGTGGCGGCTCGATAGACAAGATAAAAGGCTGCTGGGCATCCGGTGAGGACGGAAGAGAAGTTACACGCATTGCTGTCGCCGTCCATGAAAGCATCAAGACTGGCGAAGTGATTAAATTGAGATAA
- a CDS encoding aspartate aminotransferase family protein, with the protein MAVYDLTPVDVPQVNTKYRTIKTKIPVPESLPILEKLRQCEPQSMSGQPPVIWHKADNFIIEDRWGNCWIDWSSCVLVANAGHGRKEIRDALKKVIDQGLLASYVFVHEQRAELCGILQSLAPEPEKYRVFLLSTGSEATENCIKLSKTYALKKHGPHKKYFVSFKNAFHGRTMGAQLAGGMDRQKEWMVDRNQTFVQVPFPDGYKTVDRSFDLFLSTLKEKGIKPEDIAGVMTESYQGVGPDFLTVEYAQKLQEFCRKYDIVMTFDEVQSGFGRTGKLFCFEHYGVKPDLISCGKGISSSLPISAVIGREDIMGLYPPGSMTSTHSASPLPVAAAVANLKLILDEKLTERAAQLGKIMNPELERIQKKYPDRLGCFHGLGLVAGIQVVKPGTKEPDPVTATAINLKCIHKGLLMFAPVGIGGECLKIAPPLTIAEDALHESIDVFEEAVNEILG; encoded by the coding sequence ATGGCTGTGTATGATCTTACACCTGTGGATGTGCCGCAGGTCAATACAAAATACAGGACTATAAAGACAAAGATTCCGGTGCCGGAGTCGCTGCCTATACTCGAAAAACTGAGACAGTGCGAGCCGCAGAGTATGTCCGGCCAGCCGCCTGTGATCTGGCACAAGGCAGACAATTTTATCATTGAAGACCGCTGGGGAAACTGCTGGATAGACTGGTCGAGCTGTGTGCTGGTCGCCAATGCCGGTCATGGCCGAAAAGAAATTCGTGATGCCTTGAAAAAAGTTATAGACCAGGGTCTGCTGGCAAGCTATGTGTTTGTGCACGAGCAGCGCGCTGAGCTTTGCGGAATTCTCCAATCGCTTGCTCCTGAGCCTGAAAAGTATCGTGTGTTTCTCCTCTCGACCGGCAGCGAGGCCACAGAGAACTGTATCAAGCTCTCAAAGACATATGCTCTGAAAAAGCATGGGCCTCACAAAAAATATTTCGTCTCATTTAAGAATGCATTCCATGGCAGAACCATGGGCGCGCAGCTTGCAGGCGGGATGGACAGACAGAAGGAATGGATGGTCGACAGAAATCAGACATTTGTCCAGGTACCATTCCCGGACGGCTATAAAACTGTAGACCGATCATTCGATCTATTCCTTAGCACTCTTAAGGAGAAAGGAATCAAGCCTGAAGACATAGCCGGAGTTATGACTGAGAGCTATCAGGGCGTGGGACCGGATTTCCTGACTGTGGAGTATGCTCAAAAGCTGCAGGAGTTCTGCCGCAAATACGATATCGTGATGACATTTGATGAAGTGCAATCGGGTTTCGGGCGCACCGGCAAGTTGTTCTGCTTCGAGCATTATGGAGTCAAGCCAGACCTGATCTCATGCGGCAAAGGGATATCGTCATCGCTGCCGATATCGGCTGTGATCGGGCGTGAAGACATTATGGGTCTATATCCGCCAGGGTCGATGACATCCACTCACTCAGCTTCGCCTCTGCCTGTGGCTGCCGCTGTTGCCAACCTCAAGCTGATATTGGACGAAAAGCTCACCGAAAGGGCTGCACAACTCGGAAAGATTATGAACCCCGAACTTGAGCGCATCCAGAAAAAATACCCGGATAGACTGGGATGCTTCCATGGCCTCGGGCTGGTTGCTGGTATTCAAGTGGTAAAACCGGGAACAAAGGAACCAGACCCTGTTACTGCTACAGCCATAAATCTCAAATGCATTCATAAGGGTCTGTTGATGTTTGCGCCTGTAGGTATCGGTGGGGAATGCCTTAAAATTGCGCCTCCACTTACGATTGCCGAAGATGCGCTGCACGAGTCTATCGATGTGTTTGAAGAAGCGGTTAATGAAATTCTTGGATAA
- a CDS encoding Glu/Leu/Phe/Val dehydrogenase produces the protein MSVVDFDLVSRYIDISPEAVQLLSKSEMELYSNLSLKWDGHIIQADSFIVQHSSVRGPAKGGIRMWNDVSIEETRRLAELMTYKCALAKIPFGGGKSGIRIDGNCLSPEARRALLSEYVHVFGPYLHSGAYVPAPDMGTGPADMATIYGCTHILESVTGKPPRIGGLPGRAEATGYGVATTVKLAAADILGKEIKDLTVAVQGFGNVGRWTAIFLHEWGARVVAVSDVSKAIYCEHGVPIDKIKTVRDLEELDLPAIPRDDLLYLPVDVLVPAAAGGVITDKVASKVRAKLIVEAANDPTMSTADTVLNDRKIMAVPDILANSGGVIASYIEWRQAKSGSLTDKRETYEVIERQISRSYAEVSEFAVSKKASYRHAAWALAVDEVVQSMRDRGWV, from the coding sequence ATGAGCGTTGTGGATTTTGATCTTGTTTCACGGTATATCGACATCAGCCCGGAAGCGGTGCAGCTTCTGAGCAAGAGCGAGATGGAACTGTATTCTAACCTAAGCCTGAAGTGGGACGGACACATTATTCAGGCGGATTCGTTTATTGTGCAGCACAGCAGTGTGAGGGGGCCGGCAAAGGGCGGCATCAGAATGTGGAATGATGTCAGCATCGAGGAAACTCGTCGGCTTGCTGAACTGATGACCTATAAGTGCGCACTTGCCAAAATTCCCTTCGGCGGCGGCAAGTCGGGTATCAGGATAGACGGAAACTGCCTGAGCCCGGAGGCAAGGCGCGCGCTTCTTTCTGAATATGTGCATGTATTCGGACCGTATCTTCATTCCGGCGCATACGTCCCTGCGCCGGACATGGGGACTGGACCAGCGGATATGGCTACTATCTATGGCTGCACACACATCCTCGAATCGGTTACAGGCAAACCGCCGCGGATAGGAGGTCTGCCGGGCAGGGCAGAGGCGACTGGTTACGGCGTGGCAACCACGGTAAAGCTCGCTGCAGCCGACATTCTCGGTAAAGAAATAAAAGACCTCACCGTAGCAGTCCAGGGCTTCGGCAATGTTGGCAGATGGACCGCAATATTCCTGCATGAATGGGGCGCGCGAGTTGTCGCTGTTTCGGATGTGTCAAAAGCTATATACTGCGAGCATGGAGTGCCGATTGACAAGATAAAAACAGTCCGCGACCTCGAAGAGCTGGATTTGCCTGCAATCCCAAGGGATGATCTGCTATATCTGCCTGTGGATGTGCTCGTTCCGGCTGCAGCAGGTGGGGTTATCACTGACAAAGTCGCAAGTAAAGTCCGGGCAAAACTGATAGTAGAGGCAGCCAACGATCCTACAATGTCCACTGCCGACACGGTGCTTAATGACAGAAAAATAATGGCGGTGCCTGATATTCTTGCAAACTCAGGTGGCGTAATCGCATCTTACATAGAGTGGCGCCAAGCGAAATCGGGGAGTCTGACAGATAAGCGTGAGACCTATGAAGTCATAGAAAGACAGATATCACGCTCATATGCCGAGGTCTCGGAGTTTGCCGTGAGCAAAAAAGCATCCTACAGGCATGCGGCATGGGCACTGGCTGTGGATGAGGTCGTGCAATCGATGCGTGATCGGGGATGGGTGTAA